In one Curtobacterium citreum genomic region, the following are encoded:
- a CDS encoding phosphatase PAP2 family protein — MTTPLPVSPARPTRRRAVERAVVGVVLLVVVGFVLRAHPVDAGLARALNSLHVGVLGAVGSAVYTVFEPVPAVLLTMVLTGLVWARTRRLVTAAAFAGVVALTWIPSDLLKVVVGRPRPDGSVLPHPFVPVQPDASFPSGHTVFVVALVLAGLMLVPAGPRRRVLAVLGGVVVLVVATALAVDGVHWPTDVVASVVWALAVAPVARIVWVDLVLTRVVQRGAARVERFRTPDERAAVVGEQTGRHRADEEDAS; from the coding sequence ACTGCCCGTGTCCCCAGCCCGTCCGACCCGGCGTCGCGCCGTCGAGCGGGCGGTGGTCGGCGTCGTGCTCCTCGTGGTCGTCGGCTTCGTCCTCCGTGCGCACCCGGTGGACGCCGGCCTCGCCCGAGCGCTCAACAGCCTGCACGTCGGGGTCCTCGGCGCCGTCGGCTCCGCGGTGTACACCGTGTTCGAGCCGGTGCCGGCGGTGCTCCTGACCATGGTCCTGACCGGGCTCGTGTGGGCTCGGACCCGCCGCCTGGTGACGGCGGCGGCGTTCGCCGGCGTCGTCGCGCTGACGTGGATCCCGTCCGACCTGCTCAAGGTGGTCGTCGGGCGGCCGCGACCCGACGGGTCCGTGCTGCCGCACCCGTTCGTCCCCGTGCAGCCCGACGCGTCGTTCCCGAGCGGGCACACCGTCTTCGTGGTGGCGCTCGTGCTCGCCGGACTGATGCTCGTGCCGGCAGGTCCCCGCCGCCGGGTGCTCGCGGTGCTCGGCGGGGTCGTCGTGCTGGTCGTGGCGACGGCGCTCGCCGTGGACGGGGTGCACTGGCCGACGGACGTCGTCGCGTCGGTGGTGTGGGCGCTCGCGGTGGCGCCGGTCGCCCGGATCGTCTGGGTCGACCTGGTGCTGACGCGGGTGGTGCAGCGCGGAGCAGCCCGCGTCGAGCGCTTCCGGACGCCGGACGAGCGCGCGGCGGT